One Thioalkalivibrio sp. ALJ12 genomic window carries:
- the uvrB gene encoding excinuclease ABC subunit UvrB, with the protein MQPDEGEQFKVVSQYQPAGDQPAAIRALIDGIEAGLAHQVLLGVTGSGKTFTIANVVENLQRPTIILAPNKTLAAQLYGEFKEFFPNNAVEYFVSYYDYYQPEAYVPSSDTYIEKDASINDHIEQMRLSATRALLERRDAIIVASVSAIYGLGDPRKYLSMVLHLQRGDRIDQRDLLRRLAELQYTRNDTELRRATYRVRGEVIDIHPAESEIEAVRIELFDDEIERLSYFDPLTGEQLRTVPRLTIYPKTHYVTPRETLLEAVDHIRDELKERLDFLRKEDRLVEAQRLEQRTLFDLEMILEIGYCNGIENYSRYLSGRAPGEPPPTFFDYLPKDALLVVDESHVSVPQVGGMYKGDRSRKETLVEYGFRLPSALDNRPLRFEEFEALQPQTIYVSATPGPYEREHAGAIVDQVVRPTGLLDPILEVRPAGSQVDDCLSEVRDRVERDERVLITTLTKRMAEDLTDYLSEHGVRVRYLHSDIDTVERMEIIRDLRLGEFDVLVGINLLREGLDMPEVSLVAILDADKEGFLRSDRSLIQTIGRAARNVNGKAILYADKVTRSMQRAIDETERRREKQIAHNKAHGITPQGIRKNVADILEARNATPGSGRRRGQKKVAEDAPDYIDAPEQAAKEIEKLEQEMFQKARDLEFEEAARIRDRIEKLKALAFRPEASLS; encoded by the coding sequence CAGTATCAGCCTGCCGGCGACCAGCCCGCGGCGATCCGCGCGCTGATCGATGGCATCGAGGCGGGGCTGGCGCATCAGGTCCTGCTGGGTGTGACGGGGTCGGGCAAGACCTTCACGATCGCCAACGTCGTCGAGAACCTGCAACGCCCGACTATCATCCTGGCGCCGAACAAGACCCTGGCCGCGCAGCTGTATGGCGAGTTCAAGGAGTTCTTCCCGAACAACGCGGTGGAGTACTTCGTCTCGTACTACGACTACTACCAGCCGGAGGCCTACGTCCCGTCCTCGGACACCTACATCGAGAAGGATGCCTCGATCAACGACCACATCGAGCAGATGCGACTGTCCGCGACGCGCGCCCTGCTGGAGCGCCGGGATGCGATCATCGTGGCCTCGGTCTCCGCCATCTACGGCCTCGGCGATCCGCGCAAGTACCTGTCGATGGTGCTCCACCTCCAGCGCGGGGATCGCATTGACCAGCGCGACCTGCTGCGGCGTCTGGCAGAGCTGCAGTACACCCGCAACGACACCGAGCTGCGGCGCGCCACCTACCGGGTACGTGGGGAGGTCATCGACATCCATCCCGCCGAATCCGAAATCGAGGCCGTGCGCATCGAGTTGTTCGACGACGAGATCGAGCGGCTGTCGTACTTCGATCCGCTGACCGGCGAGCAGCTGCGCACCGTCCCGCGCCTGACCATCTACCCGAAGACGCACTACGTGACCCCGCGCGAGACACTGCTGGAGGCGGTGGACCATATCCGCGACGAACTCAAGGAGCGTCTGGATTTCCTGCGCAAGGAGGATCGCCTGGTCGAGGCGCAACGCCTGGAGCAGCGCACGCTGTTCGACCTGGAGATGATCCTCGAGATCGGCTACTGCAACGGCATCGAGAACTACTCGCGTTATCTCTCCGGCCGGGCACCGGGCGAGCCGCCGCCCACCTTCTTCGACTACCTGCCGAAGGACGCGCTGCTGGTGGTCGACGAGTCGCATGTGTCGGTGCCCCAGGTGGGCGGGATGTACAAGGGCGACCGCTCGCGCAAGGAGACGCTGGTGGAATACGGTTTCCGACTGCCTTCGGCACTGGATAACCGCCCGCTGCGCTTCGAGGAATTCGAGGCCCTGCAGCCGCAGACCATCTACGTGTCCGCCACACCGGGGCCGTACGAGCGCGAGCATGCCGGGGCCATCGTCGATCAGGTCGTCCGGCCCACGGGGCTACTGGACCCGATTCTCGAGGTGCGCCCGGCGGGCAGCCAGGTCGACGACTGTCTGTCCGAGGTGCGCGACCGGGTGGAGCGCGACGAGCGTGTATTGATCACGACGCTGACCAAGCGCATGGCCGAGGACCTGACTGACTATCTTTCGGAACACGGCGTGCGGGTGCGCTATCTGCATTCGGATATCGACACCGTCGAGCGTATGGAGATCATCCGCGACCTGCGCCTGGGCGAGTTCGATGTGCTGGTGGGGATCAACCTGCTACGCGAGGGCCTCGACATGCCCGAGGTCTCGCTGGTGGCGATCCTGGACGCCGACAAGGAGGGCTTCCTGCGCTCCGATCGCTCGCTGATTCAGACCATCGGGCGTGCCGCGCGCAACGTGAACGGCAAGGCGATCCTGTACGCCGACAAGGTGACCCGATCGATGCAGAGGGCGATCGACGAGACCGAGCGCCGGCGGGAGAAGCAGATCGCCCATAACAAGGCGCACGGCATCACCCCGCAGGGCATCCGCAAGAATGTCGCCGACATACTCGAGGCCCGCAACGCTACGCCAGGCTCCGGGCGGCGTCGTGGCCAGAAGAAGGTGGCCGAGGATGCGCCCGACTACATCGACGCCCCGGAGCAGGCCGCCAAGGAGATCGAGAAGCTGGAACAGGAGATGTTCCAGAAGGCCCGCGACCTGGAGTTCGAGGAGGCCGCGCGGATCCGTGACCGCATCGAGAAGCTCAAAGCACTCGCGTTCCGCCCGGAAGCCTCGCTATCCTAA
- the nagZ gene encoding beta-N-acetylhexosaminidase has product MLDVTGLELTPEDRERLRHPATGGVILFARNAGTPEQVRALTDAIRAERPGILIAVDQEGGRVQRLRDGFTALPPMRELGHVDDYDRNKACELAHATGELLALELREVGIDFSFTPVLDRDIDVSEVIGDRAFHHDPDVIARLAGELIRGLAAGGMASVGKHFPGHGAVQADSHLALPVDDRPLAEIEADDIAAFRPVLGDLDAVMPAHVLYPQVDDQPAGFSRIWLQDILRRELRFRGAILSDDLAMAGAEAIGSPAERAAAARAAGCDMVLICNQPEQADAILEAQQGQPLDAQALRRVEALRAQSTAHEPRRIHALRAQLHHWLAARQAATA; this is encoded by the coding sequence ATGCTCGATGTGACAGGCCTGGAACTGACCCCGGAAGACCGTGAACGCCTGCGCCACCCGGCGACAGGCGGCGTCATCCTCTTTGCCCGCAACGCCGGTACGCCCGAGCAGGTGAGGGCACTCACCGATGCGATACGCGCGGAGCGACCCGGCATCCTGATCGCGGTGGATCAGGAGGGTGGGCGCGTACAGCGTCTGCGAGACGGTTTCACCGCGCTCCCGCCCATGCGCGAGCTGGGGCATGTCGATGATTACGATCGCAACAAGGCCTGTGAGCTGGCCCATGCGACCGGGGAATTGCTGGCGCTGGAACTGCGCGAGGTGGGAATCGATTTCAGTTTCACGCCTGTACTGGACCGGGACATCGACGTTAGCGAGGTGATTGGGGATCGTGCGTTCCACCATGATCCCGATGTCATCGCACGCCTGGCAGGCGAGCTGATTCGCGGGCTCGCGGCCGGCGGCATGGCCAGTGTGGGCAAGCATTTCCCCGGACACGGGGCCGTCCAGGCGGATTCCCATCTCGCGCTCCCGGTAGATGACCGCCCGCTGGCCGAGATCGAGGCCGATGACATCGCGGCCTTTCGCCCGGTGCTGGGCGATCTCGATGCCGTGATGCCCGCGCACGTCCTGTACCCACAGGTGGATGACCAGCCCGCCGGATTTTCGCGGATCTGGCTACAGGACATCCTGCGCCGCGAACTTCGGTTCCGCGGGGCAATCCTCAGCGATGATCTGGCCATGGCCGGCGCCGAGGCCATCGGCAGCCCGGCCGAACGGGCCGCGGCAGCGCGTGCGGCAGGCTGCGACATGGTGCTGATCTGCAACCAGCCCGAGCAGGCCGACGCCATCCTCGAGGCGCAACAGGGGCAGCCGCTCGATGCCCAGGCATTGCGAAGAGTCGAGGCATTGCGCGCACAGTCCACTGCGCATGAACCCAGGCGAATTCACGCCCTTCGCGCTCAGCTGCATCACTGGCTCGCGGCCCGTCAGGCAGCGACGGCCTGA
- a CDS encoding DsrE family protein, which produces MADKLLIVMVNTDPSNPSELGAPFFQATVAAAMEYDVEVVMTGRAGELAKKGVAENLFVQEGSSKSVYDFMKDAHEAGVVMKVCTPTLDLWGNDLIPEIEETVGGAYVISEAMDDDTVTFTY; this is translated from the coding sequence ATGGCCGACAAGCTCCTGATCGTCATGGTTAATACCGATCCGAGCAACCCGTCTGAACTGGGTGCCCCGTTCTTCCAGGCCACCGTGGCCGCCGCGATGGAATATGACGTTGAAGTCGTCATGACCGGCCGTGCCGGCGAGCTGGCCAAGAAGGGCGTTGCCGAAAACCTGTTTGTCCAGGAAGGCTCCAGCAAGAGCGTCTACGATTTCATGAAGGACGCCCACGAAGCCGGCGTGGTGATGAAGGTCTGCACCCCGACTCTGGATCTGTGGGGCAACGACCTGATCCCGGAAATCGAAGAAACCGTGGGCGGCGCCTACGTGATTTCCGAAGCCATGGACGACGACACCGTGACCTTTACCTACTAA
- a CDS encoding hypoxanthine-guanine phosphoribosyltransferase: MSPEQARATLRDADCLYSRDAVETAIDRLAERSAQALKDRNPLVLGVMNGGVVLMGGLLTRWSFPMQVDYLHATRYRGGTRGGEQLHWLARPQTPIQGRTVVIVDDILDGGITLEGIQAFCEEQGAEKVYSVVLVDKANPERDPAITVDFAALEVPNRYVFGYGMDYQDYLRNAPGIFAVANH; encoded by the coding sequence ATGAGCCCGGAACAGGCCCGTGCAACGCTCCGAGATGCCGACTGCCTCTATAGCCGCGATGCAGTCGAGACCGCGATCGACCGCCTGGCCGAACGCTCGGCGCAGGCGCTCAAGGACCGTAACCCCCTGGTTCTGGGCGTGATGAATGGCGGGGTCGTCCTGATGGGCGGGCTGCTGACTCGCTGGTCGTTTCCAATGCAGGTCGACTATCTGCACGCCACGCGCTATCGCGGCGGCACGCGGGGAGGGGAGCAGCTGCACTGGCTGGCGCGCCCCCAGACTCCGATCCAGGGGCGCACCGTAGTGATCGTGGATGACATCCTCGACGGTGGCATTACCCTGGAAGGCATCCAGGCTTTCTGCGAAGAGCAGGGCGCCGAGAAAGTTTATTCCGTGGTGCTGGTGGACAAGGCCAACCCGGAACGCGATCCGGCCATTACCGTCGATTTTGCGGCCCTGGAGGTGCCGAATCGGTACGTGTTTGGCTACGGGATGGATTACCAGGATTACCTCCGCAACGCACCCGGCATCTTTGCCGTCGCGAACCACTAG
- a CDS encoding S-methyl-5'-thioinosine phosphorylase, giving the protein MSTPRLAVIGGTGLTQLKSLEITRRQVMHTPYGEPSGPLVFGRLNDTEIVFLPRHGARHTIPPHQVNYRANIWALKHAGVDNVIAVAAVGGITESMKPGMIAIPDQIIDYTWSRANTFFEGGDLEEVTHIDMTWPYNQGVRETLLNAIDDLCIEAADRGTYGATQGPRLETAAEIDRMARDGCDLVGMTGMPETALARELELNYACCAVIANWAAGRAEGEITMDEIGRNLDHGMARVKDVLTHVIETLS; this is encoded by the coding sequence ATGTCGACACCCCGTCTTGCCGTGATCGGCGGCACCGGACTGACCCAGCTGAAGTCGCTGGAGATTACCCGCAGGCAGGTCATGCATACCCCGTATGGCGAACCGTCGGGGCCGCTGGTCTTCGGGCGGCTGAATGACACGGAAATCGTGTTTCTGCCGCGCCATGGCGCACGTCACACTATCCCGCCGCACCAGGTGAACTACCGGGCCAACATCTGGGCCCTGAAGCATGCCGGGGTCGACAACGTGATTGCGGTGGCCGCCGTGGGCGGCATTACCGAATCGATGAAGCCGGGCATGATCGCGATTCCCGATCAGATCATCGATTACACCTGGTCACGCGCCAACACCTTTTTCGAGGGCGGTGACCTCGAAGAGGTCACCCATATCGACATGACCTGGCCTTACAACCAGGGCGTGCGGGAGACGCTGCTGAACGCGATTGATGACCTGTGCATCGAGGCGGCAGACCGAGGGACGTATGGGGCCACCCAGGGCCCGCGGCTGGAGACGGCGGCCGAGATCGACCGCATGGCGCGTGATGGCTGCGACCTGGTGGGAATGACCGGCATGCCGGAGACGGCGCTGGCGCGCGAACTGGAGCTGAACTACGCCTGCTGTGCCGTGATCGCCAACTGGGCGGCCGGTCGTGCCGAGGGCGAGATCACCATGGACGAGATCGGCCGCAACCTGGATCACGGGATGGCGCGGGTGAAAGATGTGCTGACGCACGTGATCGAGACGCTTTCCTGA
- a CDS encoding FHA domain-containing protein, whose product MKPIHRSATLGLFLVILLWTVPAAAVPVQEIVVQDRAGSIVERGSLTVVGDGIGVTSYTLIQRGDWEVRTERGARLPGTVLLQWPEHDLVVLEVPNLPGPSVRLARELPKDEQPVHTRSADGDRGRGLFLSSLPDNADAFHHGAGYPLHARAAPVFDHCNHLIGISREERGGFLRRRLADPASPYTATSVHRIAAALESVGVHVNRADTVCLPLEIQLERAEEDSAAAQDLERQLEEQLQQAEQHRTAAEALQQQLEEQIEQAEREGAAREELERLTAELEQARNEALESLAGVESELEALRAEKAELEDTAATIRQRATELERAQQESHAQLEREQALRQQQNWLALAGIGLLLGLVALALLTLRRRKALLNTERQKLGRVNDQLSAATATFPDVVLDGTDPEGQPIRIKLHGNSLIRSPDGQSLGRDPRQVDYVLNLPEISRRHLRFRVRDNELRVSDQGSQNGTQVNEHVLGSGDEMSLSDGDRLILGSITLHVHVLG is encoded by the coding sequence ATGAAGCCGATCCACCGCTCGGCGACCCTTGGCCTGTTCCTGGTGATACTGCTGTGGACCGTCCCGGCCGCTGCCGTACCTGTGCAGGAGATTGTGGTCCAGGACCGCGCGGGCAGCATCGTGGAACGTGGCAGCCTGACCGTAGTCGGCGACGGCATTGGTGTCACCAGCTACACCCTGATCCAGCGTGGCGACTGGGAAGTCCGAACGGAACGCGGGGCCCGTCTCCCGGGGACCGTCCTGCTGCAATGGCCGGAACATGACCTGGTCGTGCTGGAAGTGCCGAATCTCCCGGGGCCGTCAGTCCGGCTTGCACGTGAACTCCCGAAAGACGAGCAGCCTGTCCATACACGTTCTGCGGATGGCGACCGCGGCCGTGGGCTGTTCCTTTCCTCCCTTCCGGACAACGCCGACGCATTCCATCACGGGGCCGGCTACCCCTTGCACGCGCGCGCGGCACCCGTCTTTGATCACTGCAATCATTTGATCGGTATAAGCCGCGAGGAACGGGGCGGCTTTTTGCGGCGGCGCCTGGCCGATCCAGCCTCACCCTACACGGCGACATCGGTTCATCGCATCGCAGCCGCGCTGGAGTCGGTTGGTGTTCACGTGAATCGCGCCGATACGGTCTGTCTCCCGCTGGAGATTCAGCTTGAACGGGCGGAAGAGGACAGCGCGGCGGCACAGGACCTCGAACGGCAGTTGGAAGAGCAGTTGCAGCAGGCGGAACAGCACCGGACCGCCGCCGAGGCCCTGCAGCAGCAGCTGGAAGAACAGATCGAACAGGCCGAACGCGAAGGCGCAGCCCGGGAAGAACTCGAACGCCTCACAGCCGAACTCGAACAGGCACGCAATGAGGCCCTGGAAAGCCTCGCGGGGGTCGAATCGGAACTGGAAGCGCTACGTGCGGAGAAGGCCGAGCTGGAAGACACGGCCGCAACCATCCGCCAGAGGGCCACCGAGCTGGAGCGGGCCCAGCAGGAAAGCCACGCGCAGCTGGAACGGGAGCAGGCGCTGCGCCAGCAGCAAAACTGGCTGGCCCTTGCCGGTATTGGCCTGCTCCTCGGGCTGGTGGCTCTGGCTCTGCTGACGCTGCGTCGGCGCAAGGCCCTGCTGAACACGGAACGGCAGAAGCTGGGACGCGTGAATGACCAGCTGTCCGCGGCGACTGCAACCTTCCCCGACGTGGTCCTGGACGGAACAGACCCCGAAGGCCAGCCGATCCGCATCAAGCTCCACGGCAACAGCCTCATCCGCTCGCCTGACGGACAATCGCTGGGGCGTGACCCGCGCCAGGTGGACTACGTCCTCAATCTGCCGGAAATCTCGCGGCGACATCTGCGGTTCCGGGTTCGAGACAACGAACTGCGCGTGAGCGATCAGGGTTCACAGAATGGCACGCAGGTAAACGAACACGTGCTCGGATCTGGGGACGAAATGTCGCTGTCAGACGGGGATCGTCTGATCCTGGGGTCAATCACCCTGCATGTACACGTGCTGGGATAG
- a CDS encoding PP2C family serine/threonine-protein phosphatase encodes MTEVELDLRVDAAWAQIPGGRSEQQDTALVTRWDNGFHLFVLADGMGGHVGGGHASRLVAEGMRDGFIQAQGADNPARLIAGLKTANEAVDAFRDAHPEQDGMGSTLVAATFDGQSLEWLSIGDSPLWLLRKGTLRRLNAIHSVGARLDQQAAAGEISLAEARDHRNRAQLLEAVMGNDIHLVDRPNAPLPLAPGDCIVLASDGIETLSLSVLARLLDEADLTAADRINGVLAAINEQQRPHQDNATIVMACLSAQPAANETGDTRP; translated from the coding sequence GTGACGGAGGTTGAACTCGACCTTCGGGTTGATGCCGCCTGGGCACAGATCCCGGGTGGCAGAAGCGAACAGCAGGACACCGCACTGGTTACACGGTGGGACAACGGCTTCCACCTGTTCGTGCTCGCCGATGGGATGGGCGGGCACGTTGGGGGCGGCCATGCCTCCCGGCTCGTGGCCGAGGGGATGCGAGACGGGTTCATTCAGGCACAGGGCGCGGATAACCCGGCTCGCCTCATCGCCGGGCTCAAGACCGCCAACGAGGCCGTCGATGCCTTCCGGGATGCGCACCCGGAACAGGATGGGATGGGTTCGACTCTGGTGGCGGCCACCTTCGATGGCCAGTCTCTGGAGTGGCTCAGCATCGGTGACAGCCCCCTCTGGCTCCTCCGAAAAGGCACCCTGCGGCGCCTCAATGCGATCCATTCCGTGGGCGCGCGCTTGGATCAGCAGGCGGCTGCAGGGGAAATCAGCCTCGCGGAGGCTCGCGATCACCGCAATCGTGCTCAACTCCTGGAAGCGGTGATGGGTAACGACATCCACCTGGTGGACCGGCCAAACGCGCCACTGCCTCTGGCGCCTGGTGATTGCATCGTACTGGCCAGCGATGGCATCGAGACCCTGTCCCTTTCTGTCCTCGCCCGCCTCCTGGACGAGGCAGACCTGACCGCCGCCGACCGCATCAACGGAGTGCTGGCGGCGATTAACGAACAGCAGCGACCCCATCAGGACAACGCGACGATCGTCATGGCCTGCCTTTCTGCCCAGCCTGCCGCGAACGAAACAGGGGACACCCGCCCATGA
- a CDS encoding FHA domain-containing protein: MAKKRGPDGTPVDVPTHLDRAAPSPHPAQGDDAETDPPPVRRASLFPEEAPTQPPGTPVAKQPGTPSPAPVAARDENLTVIQGSRRHATSETEGLDDPVAGWLVIVDGPGLGSVLTVGQGQNSIGRAATQRISIDFGDAEISREHHAAIIYDPRGRQFLMQQGSGKNLVYLDDDLVLSPTRIESGQEMLLGQTRLRFVALCGPDFSWQDR, encoded by the coding sequence ATGGCGAAGAAACGCGGACCCGACGGTACCCCGGTAGATGTGCCGACGCATCTGGACCGAGCGGCACCCTCACCGCACCCGGCCCAAGGAGACGATGCGGAAACCGATCCGCCACCGGTTCGCCGAGCGTCCCTCTTCCCGGAAGAAGCACCCACACAACCGCCCGGCACCCCGGTCGCGAAACAACCGGGAACCCCCTCCCCCGCACCGGTCGCCGCACGCGACGAGAACCTGACAGTTATTCAGGGCAGCCGTCGGCACGCCACCTCGGAGACAGAGGGGCTGGATGATCCGGTTGCGGGATGGCTCGTGATCGTCGACGGGCCCGGTCTCGGCTCGGTCCTCACCGTGGGGCAAGGGCAGAACAGCATCGGGCGCGCAGCCACGCAACGCATCAGTATCGACTTCGGTGATGCCGAGATCTCCCGTGAACACCATGCCGCAATCATCTACGACCCGCGGGGCCGCCAGTTTCTGATGCAGCAGGGCAGTGGCAAGAACTTGGTATACCTCGATGACGACCTGGTACTCAGCCCCACCCGCATCGAATCCGGTCAGGAAATGCTGCTCGGCCAGACGCGCCTGCGATTCGTGGCGCTTTGCGGCCCCGATTTCTCGTGGCAGGACCGGTGA
- a CDS encoding MotA/TolQ/ExbB proton channel family protein, which produces MGISSRAESQYRISVALAALIIGAAVITLASLALATPEHRGEISAAAILLDRASGIYPVTIQNLMWLIFFVGLGELWVRFQRGSAELRLQETLWLPDDDSSMLRSQDLGPIYSAIQQTPRAGEYALPRLIQRTILQFQSSGSINQANSLMNSSLELMQHEIDLKYNMLRYIMWLIPTLGFIGTVIGIALALSNAGHMPDLQDSVAVGEWVTTLTGSLGLAFNTTLVALLLAAVLVFLMHIAQGREEAALNRAGQTCLDNLINRLYEDD; this is translated from the coding sequence ATGGGAATCAGCAGTCGTGCCGAAAGCCAGTACCGCATCAGTGTGGCACTCGCGGCACTGATCATCGGAGCGGCAGTGATCACGCTGGCTTCGCTGGCACTCGCGACTCCGGAGCACCGCGGCGAGATTTCGGCGGCGGCCATCCTCCTGGACCGTGCCAGTGGTATCTACCCGGTCACCATCCAGAATCTGATGTGGCTGATCTTTTTTGTCGGCCTCGGCGAGCTGTGGGTGCGTTTCCAGCGCGGTTCCGCGGAACTGCGGCTGCAGGAGACCCTCTGGCTACCCGATGATGACAGTTCCATGCTGCGCAGCCAGGACCTGGGCCCGATCTACAGCGCGATCCAGCAGACACCCCGAGCCGGGGAATACGCCCTGCCCCGGCTGATACAGCGGACGATTCTGCAATTCCAGAGCAGTGGGTCCATCAACCAGGCCAACAGCCTGATGAACTCCAGCCTAGAATTGATGCAGCACGAGATCGACCTCAAATACAACATGCTGCGCTACATCATGTGGCTGATTCCCACTCTGGGCTTCATCGGCACGGTGATCGGGATCGCTCTCGCTTTGTCCAACGCCGGCCACATGCCGGACCTGCAGGATTCGGTGGCTGTCGGCGAGTGGGTCACGACCCTGACGGGCAGTCTTGGGCTCGCATTCAATACCACCCTGGTTGCGTTGTTGCTCGCTGCGGTACTGGTGTTCCTGATGCATATCGCTCAGGGTCGCGAGGAAGCGGCTCTGAACCGGGCCGGCCAGACTTGCCTCGACAACCTGATCAACCGTCTGTACGAAGACGACTGA
- a CDS encoding FHA domain-containing protein: MFRTFMVGRSASSDIQLDDPSVSRRQLELTRTEDGRFYAVSCSTSNPTRVWRSDKWQPLRQGFLEPEDRLTLGGRSLQLSELIARLPDRQPMPAVAVHEPVSVRPRRKSTTGEVELASSGR; encoded by the coding sequence ATGTTCAGGACGTTCATGGTCGGGCGTTCTGCGTCCTCCGATATCCAGCTGGACGATCCCTCCGTCTCTCGGCGCCAGCTCGAGCTCACCCGTACCGAGGACGGGCGTTTCTACGCCGTATCCTGTTCCACCAGCAACCCCACGCGCGTATGGCGAAGCGACAAATGGCAGCCCCTGCGCCAGGGTTTTCTCGAGCCTGAAGATCGCCTGACGCTGGGGGGCCGTTCCCTGCAGTTGTCCGAGCTGATCGCGAGGCTACCGGATCGCCAGCCGATGCCTGCCGTTGCGGTACACGAACCCGTTTCGGTCCGGCCCCGGCGTAAATCCACCACCGGCGAGGTAGAACTCGCCTCCTCGGGAAGGTAG
- a CDS encoding protein phosphatase 2C domain-containing protein — MPIWDAWASSHIGGRDENQDATIILSTDEGTELLAVIADGLGGHGGGADAAACVIQAAREVWDERRSDVTLKALLQRLVATAQDKVRSLNVERGTDAGSTLAALWLRDDHAASIHVGDSRVCQFCADGFVERTLDHSIAQLQVLQGRISEDELASHPDQHRLTTSIGSDEEPQAEYRDWSLAAGDLFVLATDGFWEIADGEQQHRVLDSAAPGSALDALIQDCLEATDEGHDNTSAIVVRPLAGDTPSASVRRRWWSLALAGIFLAAALLLGAYLLLGSPQIEPAPEVAERALPRATPPAGTDSEPAGHSGPMEALADEAAEELALEQAPPEGDARAADPEGPAREDEVHRGAPRGPDPGGLDAFEQRVQIPYLADEEMDGETLSAALREADVLGDDESLRMRRGQQILEGRESIRFDLYFQGLPVWGSVVNARVEQGQIVILRGERPHAIDLPEEATLSYREALAHAEASLGKALSPADEGRLYVYRYDPEGNRYTRAWHGLVANDTYVLIDAHRGTLLQSWSAIMERSM; from the coding sequence ATGCCGATATGGGACGCATGGGCGAGCAGCCACATCGGCGGTCGCGACGAAAACCAGGATGCTACGATCATCCTGTCCACAGATGAAGGCACGGAGCTGCTGGCAGTCATCGCCGACGGTCTTGGCGGGCACGGGGGCGGCGCGGACGCGGCTGCCTGCGTAATTCAGGCCGCCCGCGAGGTCTGGGATGAGCGCCGTTCGGATGTAACACTCAAGGCCCTGTTGCAACGATTGGTGGCGACGGCCCAGGACAAGGTCCGCAGCTTGAACGTCGAGCGCGGGACCGATGCGGGCAGCACGCTGGCTGCGCTCTGGCTACGCGACGACCATGCGGCATCCATCCATGTCGGTGACAGCCGCGTTTGCCAGTTCTGCGCGGACGGCTTTGTGGAACGAACGCTGGATCATTCCATCGCCCAGCTCCAGGTACTGCAGGGCAGGATTTCCGAGGATGAACTGGCCTCCCATCCCGACCAGCACCGCCTGACAACCAGCATTGGTAGCGACGAAGAGCCCCAGGCGGAGTACCGCGACTGGTCCCTGGCGGCAGGGGACCTCTTCGTACTCGCCACTGACGGCTTCTGGGAAATCGCCGACGGTGAACAGCAGCACCGGGTGCTGGACAGCGCGGCGCCCGGATCGGCGCTGGACGCGCTGATTCAGGACTGCCTGGAGGCCACCGATGAGGGTCACGACAACACCAGCGCGATTGTGGTGCGGCCGTTGGCCGGCGATACCCCCAGTGCATCCGTGCGGCGTCGATGGTGGAGCCTCGCGCTGGCCGGGATTTTCCTGGCTGCTGCCCTGCTGCTGGGGGCCTATCTCCTGCTGGGAAGCCCACAGATCGAGCCGGCCCCGGAAGTCGCGGAGCGCGCATTGCCGAGGGCTACCCCACCAGCGGGAACGGACTCTGAGCCGGCAGGGCACTCGGGCCCTATGGAAGCACTTGCAGATGAAGCGGCCGAGGAACTGGCGCTGGAGCAGGCCCCGCCCGAAGGCGACGCGCGCGCCGCCGATCCGGAAGGGCCGGCCAGAGAGGACGAAGTCCACCGGGGCGCACCGCGGGGCCCGGACCCGGGCGGGCTGGACGCGTTCGAGCAGCGCGTACAGATACCGTATCTCGCAGACGAGGAGATGGACGGCGAGACCCTGTCTGCGGCCCTGCGTGAAGCAGACGTGCTGGGAGACGACGAATCCCTGCGGATGCGCCGGGGCCAGCAGATACTTGAGGGGCGAGAGTCCATCCGCTTTGACCTGTACTTTCAGGGATTGCCAGTGTGGGGGAGTGTGGTTAACGCCCGTGTCGAGCAGGGTCAAATCGTAATTCTCCGGGGCGAGCGGCCCCATGCGATCGACCTGCCAGAAGAAGCGACCCTGTCATATCGGGAGGCCCTGGCGCATGCGGAGGCGTCACTGGGCAAAGCGCTGTCTCCGGCCGACGAGGGGCGCCTGTACGTGTACCGGTACGACCCCGAAGGCAATCGATATACGCGCGCCTGGCACGGACTGGTGGCGAACGATACCTATGTCCTGATCGATGCCCACCGCGGCACGCTGTTACAGAGCTGGTCCGCGATCATGGAGCGCTCGATGTGA